The genome window CTTTATGATCAGGGGGTCCACCGGGTCATTTGGAAGGCAGTTGGGGCGATGGAAATCAAAAGTGCAGAGACGCTGCTATTAGCGAGAATTGATCATTTGACACTAAAATATGTGACAATTAACCGCTGAGAATGATATATAGATCACCTAAGTCTATACAAGTAGATCTAGTATCAATTTAATTGATACTCCGATATTTTAGTGTCAAATGATCAAATCTCTCACCATTAGCCCTTGTTGGGCCTGTCCGGGCCGGGCCTCATCTCCCTCCCGTTGAGGTCGCCGCCGCGGTCATCTCCCAGACACCCACCGGTCAGCCATCGCCCCACCcaaaaggaaggagagagaCGCGCAGCAGATCGCAAGCTCGTCGGCGAGGGAGAGCagtgggaggcggcggcgatgggtTTCGTCATGGAGTTCGCGGAGAACATGATCCTCCGCCTGATGGAGGACCCGGACCGCCGCGACCAGGCCCAGCGGGAGCACGTCTACCGGATGAAGGAGCGGTGCGAGCGCACCAAGGCGGCGTGGAGCCTCCCGCTGCGCCCCTACGGCTTCTGGACCTTCGACCGCTTCAACTCCCAGCTCTCCTGGGACCCCCAGATCAGCCAGGCCGCCGGGCGCCGCGACCCCTACGACGACCTCATCACCCGCCACTCTGGCACCCCGCCGTCGTCCTGAGCGCCGCCGACTCCCGCGCCGGTACGAGCCTGCCCCTGGTGGATGGATATCGCTGCTTTTGAGTTGATGCTACCTCGTCGTCCTAGGAAtttgttggtttggttggtgagGGGTCGGGAGTTGGGTGCGGATTGCTGGTTGGATTCGTGCGTGGAGAGTTTGATATTTAGCGGAAGTAGGTTAATCTCCAATTGT of Phragmites australis chromosome 3, lpPhrAust1.1, whole genome shotgun sequence contains these proteins:
- the LOC133913052 gene encoding uncharacterized protein LOC133913052, whose product is MGFVMEFAENMILRLMEDPDRRDQAQREHVYRMKERCERTKAAWSLPLRPYGFWTFDRFNSQLSWDPQISQAAGRRDPYDDLITRHSGTPPSS